Proteins encoded together in one Mobula birostris isolate sMobBir1 chromosome 21, sMobBir1.hap1, whole genome shotgun sequence window:
- the dkk1b gene encoding dickkopf-related protein 1b, which translates to MYLEVVLLTACFYGAASAFNSNAIKTGSGALHPASVTPQISVHHGAKNHAIEQFQFPVCLDDQDCSADQFCSGSRPGAQHCLNCRRRRKRCARNAMCCPGTRCNNGMCIPDDGEHIQGEIEETILETWDATVDAHPRKTTLAARPHQVKGQEGDVCLRSSDCAQGLCCARHFWSKICKPVLREGQVCTKHKRKGSHGLEIFQRCDCAQGLSCRMQKGGGPGQGKSSRLHTCQ; encoded by the exons ATGTACTTGGAAGTGGTTCTCTTGACTGCTTGCTTCTACGGTGCAGCGAGCGCCTTCAATTCCAACGCTATCAAGACGGGCAGCGGGGCGCTTCACCCGGCCAGTGTCACTCCTCAGATCTCCGTCCACCACGGAGCCAAGAACCATGCCATTGAACAATTCCAG TTCCCTGTTTGCCTGGATGACCAGGACTGCTCTGCAGACCAGTTCTGCTCCGGTTCTCGTCCTGGCGCGCAGCATTGCCTGAATTGTCGCCGACGTCGTAAACGCTGCGCCCGGAACGCAATGTGCTGCCCGGGGACTCGCTGCAACAACG GTATGTGTATTCCGGACGATGGGGAACATATCCAGGGCGAAATCGAGGAGACCATACTGGAGACCTGGGACGCTACTGTGGACGCGCATCCACGGAAGACGACGCTCGCCGCCAGGCCTCACCAGGTGAAAG GTCAAGAAGGCGATGTGTGCCTTCGATCGTCCGACTGCGCGCAGGGCTTGTGCTGCGCTCGACACTTCTGGTCCAAGATCTGTAAGCCGGTGCTGAGGGAAGGTCAGGTGTGCACCAAACACAAACGCAAAGGGTCGCACGGCCTGGAGATATTTCAGAGGTGCGACTGCGCCCAGGGGTTATCGTGTCGGATGCAGAAGGGAGGAGGGCCCGGCCAAGGCAAGAGCTCCAGGCTGCACACCTGTCAGTGA